Within Acaryochloris sp. CCMEE 5410, the genomic segment CCTTTTCGGCTTACGGTACCGTTGCCATGGGCCATCCGCCTGGAGAACCCAATCAGGGGTCGTCTCAGTTTTTCTTTCACTTATTTGAGCCAGATTTAACTCCAGCAGGATTAAATCTTCTAGATGGTCGTTATGCCGTCTTTGGCTATGTGGTTTCTGGTCAAGAGGTCCTAGAGAAGTTGCAACAAGGCGACCAACTGAAGGGCTTAGAAGTGGTAGATATATCTCCTTCAGACGCATTGACTTAAAAACCACTTTCGTCAACTTGCTGGAGGAAAGCATTTTGCCGTAGATAAGTTCCTGTACCAAAATGGTAAGGTTCAACATCAAAAAGATTAGGATGACATTTCCTGAAGCAGATAAATTCCCAAAGCCTATGTCTGATTATAGTTTCAATTCATTCCGTCAATTTAAAAGTGTTACCCTTGTTTGAACCATGCCGAACGATTCCCCTCTAGAGAGCAGCTACGGCAGTGTTTGCTCGCTAAGCAGCTTGACTCCTGGTGCTAGGGGTCGGTGAGACTTATCAGGATTCCGACATTCACCGTAGTACATGAGTGGAATCACAACTAAGGTTAGCAGGGATGACGCTAGCATTCCACTAAGGAGTGTCCAGGCTAGCCCCGACCAAACTGGGTCACTGAGGATGGAGAGGGTACCCAACATCGTGGTGACGCTAGTGAGGAGAATGGGGCGAAAACGAGTCGCCCCTGCTTCGAGAATAGCCAGCTTTAAGTCAGCTCCTTCGCGTAATTTGTCGCCTACGAACTCTAGCAACACAATGGCATTGCGAACCACAATTCCCGCTAAGGCAATCACCCCAATCATAGCTGTGGCACTGAAGTAGACCCCATTTAGTGAAAACCCAATCAAGATGCCGATCAAGGCTAGAGGAATACTACCTAGCATAATTAACGGCACCTTAAAACTGCGAAACTGACCGACGAGAATGAGGTAAATCAGCAGGACCGCCACCAGCATGGCTAAGCCTAAATCTCGAAACACATCCAGGGTCAGCTTCCATTCACCATCCCACTGGATCGAATAGCCCTGAGGTAAAGGATGCTGCCAAAAATAGACTAGCTGGTCAAGAACGGCATAGACGGAAGAGCGATCGCCCATTTCGCCCATTACATAGGTCACGGGCCGCTGATCCTTATGAAAAATGGGTTGATCGACGGTAGTAGTTTGAAACTCCACCAGTTCCGACAACGGCACTAAAGAGCCATTAGTCGTGGGCAGTTGAATCCGACGCAGGTCATCAATACTCTGGCGATTAGTATCCGCAAACCGCACTTGGATGCCGACAGGACTGAGTTCATCGGCAACCTTGAGGGTAGACACTTGGGCACCTGAGATCGCAACCCGCAGCGTTTGGGCAATCTCTTGGGTCGCCAAGCCCGCTCGCTGGGCTTTCTCTCGATCCACCACCAGTCGCATCTGGGGCATTTGATTTTTTACTGAATCATCAATATCCACCACGGCATCGGTTTGGGTAAAGACCTGTCGCACTTGCTTGGCCAATTCCCGCAGTTGCCCATAGTCAGGACCATACACTTCAGCCAACATCGTCGAGCGAACCGGAGGACCAGGGGGATCTTCGACGAGTTTGACGAGGGCATTATGGCGCATTGCCACCTGCTCCAACTGCGGACGCAGGGCAAAGACAATAGCTTCCGATTGCCGAAACCGAGCATCTTTATTCGTGAGATGGACCCGAATGTCTGCAAAATGCTCCGCCTGCCGATCCGCAGCCCCTCGCAACATGCCGTTGAAGTCAATGGGTGACCCCATACCGACATAGGTTTCAAAGTGTGTAATATCGGCCTCTTGTTGGAGGACGGCCTCCAAATCCTCGACGATGCGATTGGTAGTTGCCAACTCCGTGCCCAAGGGAGCATCCGCTTGCACCAGAAAGGTATCCTTATCCGCTTTCGGCAGCATCCGAAACCGCACGGTCTGAGTGAGGGGCAAAATCATTGTTGCTAAGAGCAATCCCGTTACCCCCAGTAGGACAAATCGCCGTCGTGAGGCGGAGTCGAGGAGGGGAGCCATTACCCACCGATAGCCCCGATATATACGGGTCTGTTGAATACTGGGCAGCGCTTCTGAATGAGGCTGCAGCTTGATCAAACGCAGCGCCAGAAAAGGCGTTACCGTTACGGCCAAGGTTGTACTAATCAGCATCGCCACGGGCACATTGAAGGGAATCGGTCCCATATACGGTCCCATCATCCCTGTCACAAACCGCATGGGCAAAAACGCCAAGATAACGGTGATCGTTGATAAAAGGATCGGAGTGCCCAGTTCATTAACCGCACTGATGGCGGCGGCGGTTTTCTGTCGTCGGTCAGATGGCGGCACAGATTCAAAGTGGCGATGAATATTCTCGGTAACTGCGATCGCATCATCCACTAACGTCCCCAAGGCCAAGATCAGGGCAAATAGAGTAATGCGATTAATGGTTTGTCCCGCTATCCAGCCCACCGCCAGCGTCCCCGCTAAGGTCAGGGGAATCACAAAGGCAACAATGGCTGCTTCTCGCCATCCCAAAAACATCACCAGAAGTCCCACCACAGTGGCAATCGCAATCAGCAAACTTTGGTAGAGATCCCCGACAGCTCTGGCAGCGGTTTGACCATCGTTACGAGTGACGGCAATTTGCACCCCCGGAGGCAGTTGGGATTGGAGGGTATCCACCCGGTCAAAAATCTGTTGGGCGACGGTGACCGCATTCGTGCCTTTTTTCTTAGCGATCCCAATCGTCATGGCTGGCTGGGTGACAAATTCCCCTTGAGTCTGACTGCTGGGGTCTGGATAGGGATTGGCAATATCCCAGTCTGGTCGATAATGAATTCGCGATACCGTGGTGCGATCACCAAAATCATCCACCACCATCGCCACATCCTTTAGGTAGATAGGACGGGGATGGCCCTGCGCTGTGGCAGTACCAAAGCCCACCATAATCTCCCCCACATCTGCAGCAGACTGAAACAGATTGCCCCCCTCTAAAAATAGGCGGGTTTCTCCAACAGATACATCCCCCGTGGGCAGTTGGACATTCTCCACCTGGAGTTGCTGGCTAATCTGAGCAGGGGAGAGGCGATAACTAGCCAATTTATCGGGGTCCAAGTCCACCCGAATGGCACGGGGTTTCCCACCCACCAACGTCAAATTGGCGGTGTCTGGAATACTGCGTAAATCATTGAGGAGCCGCTCTCCCACTCGACGAAGCTGGTTATCGGTATAGCCTTGTCCCGTCAGGGTCAGGGTCACAATCGGAACATCATCAATAATCACAGGTTTGACGAGATAGGATGCCCCTGGGGGCAGTAAATCTTGGTGATTGTAGAGATGATTTTGCAGTTTGAAGAGAGAATCCTCCCAGTCTTCTCCTACAAAATACTGCACGGTAATTTTGGCTCCTGAATTTTGGGAGACGGAATACAGATGCTCCACCCCTGTAAGTTCTCGCAACTTAGCCTCGATGGGGTTGGTAACGATATTCTCGACCACCTCTGCTGGGGCACCGGGATAAGGCAGGATGACCTCGGCCGCTGGAACCACAATTTGGGGGTTCTCTTCTTGCGGGGTGAAGACGGCTGCCCCCAACCCAAACAAAACCAAGGCAGCAATCAGCAAAATTGTCACCTGGGAATTAATGAAATAGGCGGTGATTCGACCAACAATGCCGGTTTGGGGAGAAGGTGAACTTGACATCAGGGTTTCCTCACTTGCAGAACTATTGCTTCGCCAGGACAAATACCGCAACGACCAGCACAAAGTAACCAAACCCTTTTTGCAGTTGTTTGGCCTCGAATATTCGCGTCAAACTTGCACCAATTAGCGTGCCCAGACTCGCTGCCAAGGTGAAGGTAACAATCAGTATCCAATCCAGCTCCACTTGGTGCAGATACCCTAGAAATCCCGTTGCAGATTTAAAAGCAATGATTAGCAATGAGGTGCCAATAGCTTCTTTGATCGGCAAGTCTCCGAACAACACCAAAGCAGGAATAATGGCAAAGCCTCCCCCCACTCCCACAAAACCCGTCAGTACGCCAACCCCTAACCCTTCTAGAAGAATAGTCAGCCAGTGATGTTTAGAGTGAGGTCGAACGATTGGACGCACTACTGTTTGAGATGAAGCCTTAACAGGTAGAGACTTGATGCCTGAATCACGAATCATCAGTATGCTCGCGAGGACCATGACCATCCCAAAGCAAATCAGTTGAATCGTTTCTGCAATCCAAGGTAGAGAGGCTAACCGGGCTCCGAGAAAGGCTCCCACCATCGCAACAGGTGCAAAGATAGCAGCGGTTTTGACATTCACATATCCCTGTCGCCAATGGGGGATAACGCCGATCAGACTCACGGCTCCTACAATCACCAAACTCATGGCAATGGCAACTTTGGGGGCAATGTCTAAGACATAAATCAAAATAGGAACGGCCAAAATGGAACCACCGCCCCCGATCAGCCCCAGACTGAGGCCAATGCCAACTGCGAGAATATGCCCAAAGATCCAAGTCATTAGCTGACTGTGGCAACCTGGCCAAACTGTTGATTAGCGGGGACGGCTTCAGCAATTTTTTTCGGATCAGGAAGATTGAGGGTTCCCATCAACTGAATAAAAGCAGCACGATCTTTCCCCACGAAGCGGGGATTAAAGCGTTTCTCTTCTCCAATCGTTGATACGGTTTGACCTTTATAGTCATGACCTGGGTAAACCAGGGTTGTATCGGGTAGGATAAATAACCGCTGCACCACATGGTCATAGAGGGTACCTGCATCACCGCTCTGGAAATCAGTGCGACCACAGCCTCGAATCAGAAGGGAATCCCCTGTTAAGATCCGATCCTGATTGATCAGATAGGCCATGTGACTGTCGGTATGGCCTGGGGTTGCGATCGCACGAACATTCACCTCACCCAAATCTAAAACTTCTCCATCCCGGATCAACCGATCCGCACAATCGGCGGCGGCTCGTTCGGGTACTATCCCTTGGCACCCCGTTTGCCCCCGCAATTGCCCCGTACCCGTAACGTGGTCCGCATGAATATGAGTTTCAAGGCAGTAGCGCAAGGTTAACCCTAATTCCTGCAGCAGGTTCAAATCACGTTCCACCTGCTCTTGGACTGGATCGACCAGAATAGCCTCCAGATTGGCATTTGCAATCAGATAGGTGTAGGTACTTGTTTCAGGGTCAAACAATTGACGAAATAGCATCGTGCTTACTCCTTTAGGCATGTTCTGGTTTTTATGGGGGAAAAGCCACAATAACGCCGAGCTAGGGTTACTTGATTTCAGGCTAGGCAAGTAAAGCTAAAACGTAATATAGTTATATAGTAATATATATGCAACTGAACTGTCTACCCCCAATTCAAGAGGCGTTTATTAGGATTTTTGCTGCGAGTGCCACTCTAAGAGAACAGCCCGACATTGGAGGCATTGGAGGACATTCAACAAAGACTGAATACCTGAGAGGGAAGCGTTATAGGTAGCACCCACATACGTGCGATCAAGCTGAGTTCGGGGATGCAGTTCAGCGACAAACCCGTGCAGGTATTGATTAGAAAAGGAGCTGTTGATTGCCCATCCCTTATGGTTGATGGGGCTGAGAGATATTATGGCTGAAGTCTCAACACCCAACTCTCGCTTTAGGATGGCGATAGCTGCATTACTTGGCGATTGATCCTCGGCCACCCGACCTCCAGGAAAATCTAGGGTCTGAGTTTGCACACCCGGACGGTAAGTGGGTCGTGCCAAAATGAGCTGCTGATCTAGCAAAGGCAACACAATGACCGAATCTGCTTTTTCGACCCGCCAATATTCGAGCCGTTGTCCCTGTTCAGTTTGCCAATGTTCACCGATCAGGGTCAGCCATTGCGTTCGCAATTCCAAGATGCGATCGTAGACCTGCCAATCTTGAGAAGCCATAAGGTAAGGATAAATACGGCAGTTTGAGGCTAACTCACAGCAGTGTAGAGACTAATTTCGAGCTGAGCAACTTTAAGTAGGCTGACTGAAGGATTTAAATTGGTTAAATTTTTGAGCCTGCTGCAGTAAGCGATCGCTAATGGAATCACAGACCGATTCACAGAGTTCAAAGACCAACGGATTGACAATCTCGTAATAAGCACTGACCCCACAAGGAGTGCGCGAGAGGAGGCCCGCTTGAGTTAATACATTTAAGTGTTTAGAAAGATTGGCTTGTCTCAACCCTGTCGCCTCTACCAGATCATTAACCGTCATGGGACCAGTCCTGAGATTGCTGAGAATCTGCAAGCGACTGACTTCCGATAAGACTTTGAAGTACTCAGCCACTGCTACGAGAACTTCATGTGAAACTTGTTTGGCAAGCGTTTTAGACATGGATAGTGGGAATAAACAGAAGGCTACTAATACAATTATATAACCATATAGAATTTAAGAAGCAATATTCTCTCTAGCTTGTTTCAAGCTATTATTGGACTCTTGCCACATCGGGGTACTCAGGTAACGCTCACCTCCACTAGGCTGAATCACTACAATCCGCTGACCTTCAACGGCCATCTGCTGACCCAGGTGCAAAGCGGCATAAAGGGCAGCTCCAGTCGAGATTCCACTGATAATCCCCTCCACTTGAGCTAATCTTCGCCCCCAATAGTAGGCTTGTTGATCACTCACGGTGATGATTTGATCAATCAGATCAACCCGCAGGACATCAGGAATAAATCCTGCACCAATCCCCTGTAAATTATGGGAACTGGGTGCATGACCACTGAGGACAGCACTGTTTTCCGGCTCCACTGCCACAATCCGTAATTGGGGATTTTGTTGTTTGAGATAGCGACCTGCCCCTGTCAAGGTGCCGCCCGTCCCTACCCCCACGACCAGAACATCAATCTGACCATCTGTGTCTTCCCAGATTTCAGGCCCCGTTGTTTCAAAGTGGATTTTGGGATTTGCAGGATTGCTAAATTGCTGGGGAGAAAAGGCGTTGGGAAGGGCAGCCAGAAGTTCATTCGCCCGAGAGATAGCCCCCATCATATCGGCAGCAGCAGGGGTGAGGATGATTTCTGCTCCGTAAGCATTCACCATTTTTTGGCGTTCAGGACTCATATTATCTGGCATGGTCAGGATCAAACGATAGCCTTTCGCTGCACAGACCATTGCTAGGCCAATCCCCGTGTTACCCGATGTGGCTTCCACAATAGTAGAGAGTCCAGGCTGAATCAGCCCTGCCCGTTCAGCTTCAGTCAGCATACTGATGGCAATCCGATCTTTCACCGAAGCGGCTGGGTTCAACCCTTCTAATTTTAAGACAATATCAGCTGCACACCCCATCTCCTGAGGGAGACGTTGGAGCCTAACCAGTGGGGTACGGCCAATCACTTGGGTGATGTCGGAATAAATCAGCATAAGAAGACTGTTCCTAAGTTAAGAGGAGGAAGCATACATAAGTCAGCCCAGACATCAGCATCAGGTGGGGTAGCGCGCTCATCCAGGGGCGTTGAGTGATCCGCAAGAGGGGATAGACACTGAAAAGCAAAGCTGACAGTAAGGTAAGCCCCTGTAAAAATGCCGCCACATCCGGGCTCCAGGTAAGCGTAGGCAAACCCTGACCACTGTAGCCAAAGGTTCTAGCAATGACAGGTAGAATTTGCCCTGCTTCTGTGACCGCTGCAGGGATGTAATGGGCCAGGTTGGCCGTTAGGGTGAAGGGAAGATAGGCATAGATAACCGTTCGGTAGTCCGGCAACTCCCGGTCAAACCAGCGGGCGATCGCATGCGTCAATACCGTCAAGATTGCTGGAATGCTTAGGAGCAGGGCCGTCACTAAAATACCTATGGGTAGGTGCTCAGAATTGACGGGGAGGTCTTTCCAACCAAACCAACCCAAAATCTGGTGGTCGTGATGCATGAACACGCCACCAAACAGCAACAGCAGGAGGGCCACTTCCGGCCAGTTCCCTTGGTGATTTTCCAGTAAGTCTGCGGCTGGAAATCTCAAGTTGAGCTGTACGGAACGATTGGGGCAGGCTTTCAGGCAAGTCATACACAGCACACAGTCGCGGTTATCTTGCAATTGAGCGGGATGGGAATAGAGGGGACACCCATCCGTTGCCTGTCCTTCTGTGGGGAGTGCATTGGCAAATTCGACCGGGGTAGCGGTGCTTCCTTTGTAACAACCAAAGGTGTTGCACTGGCTACCACAGACTTGCTGCGTTGATCGCACCTCCAGCATTGAAAGCTTGGCAAACATGCCGTTCATACCGCCAATGGGGCAAAGATATCGGCACCAGAGACGACGTTCGTAAATCACACTGCCAATGACGGCCCCAGTAGCAATAATCACCAGCAGCCATGCCGATAGATAGGCGGTATGAGGTAAGTCCCAAAGTTCTTCCCACAGGTAAATAGCCACAAACCCCGTAAACAAGATCCAAGCTCCCCAGCGATTCATCCATTTAGTGGGCCAGGGCAACAATTGACGAGGCCAAATCCACAGAGAGAGTTGGCGAAGCCATTCCCCCGTAATCATGAAGGGACAAACTGCACACCAGAGGCGACCGACAAAGGCAAATAAGAATAGGTAAACAGGCCACCACCAAGCCCAGAAAAAGTTCAGGGTCATGCTCGCGTCTCGTGTCTGAGGACCGATATAACCCATGAGGGTCACGGGAATGAACAACGCCATAACCCCATACCAAATCCTCTGAGGCCACCAGGGGCTGAGTAGAAACTGTCGTAGCCAGGGAAGCTGGTTGAGTAAATCGATCCGAAAGGCATTATTGGGCGACTGCACGGACCACAAGGTCTGTTCCGAAATCACGGTTTGTTCCTCAGGGGTCATAGAGACCGCGCGCTTAAGGATACCAGCCAGTTCAACTAGGTTGCCAGGATAGTCGTAGCTAATTAAACGGCGGGTATTTGCCTGATCCAGTTTTAGAAGTGCGCGTCCTTGCTCCCGGCAAAATTGGGTTAGGAAATATTGGGCAAACTCGGGGATATCACCTTTGCGTTGGGGCAGACCGAACAATTTAATCGAGTGGGAGGCAATGCCAGGTAAGGTTAACTTGTGGGCGCTAGCTAGGATCAGACGCACCCAGGACTTTACAGGAGAAGGCAAACTGGCCACAGTGGGGTCTAGATTGGGTACCAAGGTTCCCATGTTCAGGTATTGAACTAAGCGATCTCGATCCTGATCACTCAAAAGCTGCACATTATCAATAAGCAATGTGCCCCGTTCAAGAAGTTCAATGACCCCAAGCTGAACATCTGCTTTGCCAAAGAGGAGATTCGTACAAACACCCCCTGTCTCAGAGCGAGGAAGCTGAGCACAATCGAGTTCTGCAAAAGGGCGATCCTTCAACCCAGAATGGGCATGAATATAACCCGCCAGGAAAGTTTTACCCGTTCCCAGTGCGGCTTGAAAGACAATGGGTTTGACATCAACGATAGCGGCTGCTACCTGCTGTGCAAGTTTAGTACTGGCCTTACTAGACCCCAGAAGGGTTTCTGTGGCAGGTACAGAATGAATATAGGGCTGCAATCCCTGAATACGAGCTTGTTCTCTAGCAATACGTTGGGCAAAGTTGACCAAATCTTGAGTTAGAAATTGATTAAAAATGCCCTGGATCTCGGTATAAGCCTGTGACAATTGCTCAAAGTCAGCTTGGCTCAAGAACCAGATTTCACTGGCACTGAGGGCGATCGCACTCGCTTGATAGCAAGCATGCTCTTGACGATTGATTATGGGGACATAGCCAAATAACTCCCCCGCATTGCGGTAAAGCATATGGGTTTTGCCCACTAGGGACAGGCGATAAATTTCTACCGTGCCCCACTTGAGTAGATAGAGACCCACAGGAGCTTGGCTTTCCCGATAGATCTCTGTTCCTGTCTCGACTTTGAGCAATTGTAGGGAGCGGGCAATCGCCTTTAATGGTCGCTCCTGAAGTTCTCCCCACACGCGGTGAAAACTCAACCAGTTATAGCATTCCGAAACGGTCAACTCCTCTTGATCCCTAATCGGATTGCCTTCAGGCTGAAGTGGGATGGTCCGTGTCTGATCACAATTAGTAACTGGATCGGAAGAAGTTGGAAGAGAACTCAAGGTGGAGTACCTCCTGCATGAGGTTGACGCGGTTTAAAACCTATAAACAAATGGCAGACTAATGGGGGAAAATCTTCTGATTAGACACGTCACAAGTGAACGGTATCTATGTCAGAATCTTGAGGTTCTCTTGCCATTTTCTAGGTCCAGTATCCTTACGAATCTCTCGCCAAATCTGGGTGGCGGCCATAGCACCATCCCCTGCTGCGACTACCACTTGATTCAGCCCAACCTTTAAATCCCCGATCGCAAAAATCCGAGGATGGGAGGTGCGGCCCATTTTGTCGGTGACCAGGTTGCCCCCTTTCATCTCTAGATCAATGCCGTTGAGATAGGTGTTGTGATAGCGAGATCCCATGGAAATCAAGCCCGTTTCCAATTCAACGACTGACCCATCGATTAGCTCTACCCCAGTCATCTGGTGGTCCTCACCCAAGAATTTCTGGATAGGGGTTTCTACCAGGCGATATCCATATTCTTCTAATTGGCTGCGCATCTGGCCACTAACCTCAAATAGGCCATGGGTAAAGATGAAGATTTTGGGCGTAAACCAACTGAGGTTGAACACCATTTCTTCAATACTGGCTTCACTACCTGCAAAGAAGCCACAGAGTTTGTCGGTCATCTCATAGCCATCACAAACCATGCAGACATGGAGGTTGTAACCCGCATAGTCATAAACATTTTGCATGTCGTCCAAGGGCAGTAGATGATCGATAATGCCGCTGGCGACGACCAGATATTTAGACTGGAATTTAACATTGCGGCTGTTCTGGCGACCCACCTTAACTCGAATCGCAAAGGTGTTCCCTGTGTCAGTGACCTCTTCTACATAACCATCGAGGAAATCTCCCGCCAAGGAGTCATAGTGTTTTTTACCCTGTTGTAACAGTTGCCGACCAGGCGTATCTGGGGGAAGGCCCAGGTAGTTGTGTAACTCTTGCATCCAAAATGAGCGGGCTTTGCCCTTGTCGATAATCAGACTGGAGAGGCGGAACCGTTGCAGATAGATTCCCGCAGATAGACCACCTGCTCCCCCACCGACGACAATGACATCGTAGAGATGATTCAAACGTTGTTCGAGGTTGGTTTTGTTGAGTTTCATCGGTTTCCTTTGTTATTCGTGCAATCAGGTTAAAAGCCAAGGACGGAGCTAGAGAGATGCAGTTAGCTCTTTCATCAACTCAGCGGTGGGAATAATCTGCTGAGCACGTCCGGCATTAGAACCAGCAAAAATTAAGCCATTTTCGACATCGCCCCGAGCAGCTCTGTCTAATGCCC encodes:
- a CDS encoding cyclic nucleotide-binding domain-containing protein, with the translated sequence MSSLPTSSDPVTNCDQTRTIPLQPEGNPIRDQEELTVSECYNWLSFHRVWGELQERPLKAIARSLQLLKVETGTEIYRESQAPVGLYLLKWGTVEIYRLSLVGKTHMLYRNAGELFGYVPIINRQEHACYQASAIALSASEIWFLSQADFEQLSQAYTEIQGIFNQFLTQDLVNFAQRIAREQARIQGLQPYIHSVPATETLLGSSKASTKLAQQVAAAIVDVKPIVFQAALGTGKTFLAGYIHAHSGLKDRPFAELDCAQLPRSETGGVCTNLLFGKADVQLGVIELLERGTLLIDNVQLLSDQDRDRLVQYLNMGTLVPNLDPTVASLPSPVKSWVRLILASAHKLTLPGIASHSIKLFGLPQRKGDIPEFAQYFLTQFCREQGRALLKLDQANTRRLISYDYPGNLVELAGILKRAVSMTPEEQTVISEQTLWSVQSPNNAFRIDLLNQLPWLRQFLLSPWWPQRIWYGVMALFIPVTLMGYIGPQTRDASMTLNFFWAWWWPVYLFLFAFVGRLWCAVCPFMITGEWLRQLSLWIWPRQLLPWPTKWMNRWGAWILFTGFVAIYLWEELWDLPHTAYLSAWLLVIIATGAVIGSVIYERRLWCRYLCPIGGMNGMFAKLSMLEVRSTQQVCGSQCNTFGCYKGSTATPVEFANALPTEGQATDGCPLYSHPAQLQDNRDCVLCMTCLKACPNRSVQLNLRFPAADLLENHQGNWPEVALLLLLFGGVFMHHDHQILGWFGWKDLPVNSEHLPIGILVTALLLSIPAILTVLTHAIARWFDRELPDYRTVIYAYLPFTLTANLAHYIPAAVTEAGQILPVIARTFGYSGQGLPTLTWSPDVAAFLQGLTLLSALLFSVYPLLRITQRPWMSALPHLMLMSGLTYVCFLLLT
- a CDS encoding sulfite exporter TauE/SafE family protein; this encodes MTWIFGHILAVGIGLSLGLIGGGGSILAVPILIYVLDIAPKVAIAMSLVIVGAVSLIGVIPHWRQGYVNVKTAAIFAPVAMVGAFLGARLASLPWIAETIQLICFGMVMVLASILMIRDSGIKSLPVKASSQTVVRPIVRPHSKHHWLTILLEGLGVGVLTGFVGVGGGFAIIPALVLFGDLPIKEAIGTSLLIIAFKSATGFLGYLHQVELDWILIVTFTLAASLGTLIGASLTRIFEAKQLQKGFGYFVLVVAVFVLAKQ
- a CDS encoding MBL fold metallo-hydrolase — protein: MLFRQLFDPETSTYTYLIANANLEAILVDPVQEQVERDLNLLQELGLTLRYCLETHIHADHVTGTGQLRGQTGCQGIVPERAAADCADRLIRDGEVLDLGEVNVRAIATPGHTDSHMAYLINQDRILTGDSLLIRGCGRTDFQSGDAGTLYDHVVQRLFILPDTTLVYPGHDYKGQTVSTIGEEKRFNPRFVGKDRAAFIQLMGTLNLPDPKKIAEAVPANQQFGQVATVS
- the cysK gene encoding cysteine synthase A; the protein is MLIYSDITQVIGRTPLVRLQRLPQEMGCAADIVLKLEGLNPAASVKDRIAISMLTEAERAGLIQPGLSTIVEATSGNTGIGLAMVCAAKGYRLILTMPDNMSPERQKMVNAYGAEIILTPAAADMMGAISRANELLAALPNAFSPQQFSNPANPKIHFETTGPEIWEDTDGQIDVLVVGVGTGGTLTGAGRYLKQQNPQLRIVAVEPENSAVLSGHAPSSHNLQGIGAGFIPDVLRVDLIDQIITVSDQQAYYWGRRLAQVEGIISGISTGAALYAALHLGQQMAVEGQRIVVIQPSGGERYLSTPMWQESNNSLKQARENIAS
- a CDS encoding helix-turn-helix transcriptional regulator, whose amino-acid sequence is MSKTLAKQVSHEVLVAVAEYFKVLSEVSRLQILSNLRTGPMTVNDLVEATGLRQANLSKHLNVLTQAGLLSRTPCGVSAYYEIVNPLVFELCESVCDSISDRLLQQAQKFNQFKSFSQPT
- a CDS encoding NAD(P)/FAD-dependent oxidoreductase → MKLNKTNLEQRLNHLYDVIVVGGGAGGLSAGIYLQRFRLSSLIIDKGKARSFWMQELHNYLGLPPDTPGRQLLQQGKKHYDSLAGDFLDGYVEEVTDTGNTFAIRVKVGRQNSRNVKFQSKYLVVASGIIDHLLPLDDMQNVYDYAGYNLHVCMVCDGYEMTDKLCGFFAGSEASIEEMVFNLSWFTPKIFIFTHGLFEVSGQMRSQLEEYGYRLVETPIQKFLGEDHQMTGVELIDGSVVELETGLISMGSRYHNTYLNGIDLEMKGGNLVTDKMGRTSHPRIFAIGDLKVGLNQVVVAAGDGAMAATQIWREIRKDTGPRKWQENLKILT
- a CDS encoding NUDIX domain-containing protein, giving the protein MASQDWQVYDRILELRTQWLTLIGEHWQTEQGQRLEYWRVEKADSVIVLPLLDQQLILARPTYRPGVQTQTLDFPGGRVAEDQSPSNAAIAILKRELGVETSAIISLSPINHKGWAINSSFSNQYLHGFVAELHPRTQLDRTYVGATYNASLSGIQSLLNVLQCLQCRAVLLEWHSQQKS
- a CDS encoding efflux RND transporter permease subunit; translated protein: MSSSPSPQTGIVGRITAYFINSQVTILLIAALVLFGLGAAVFTPQEENPQIVVPAAEVILPYPGAPAEVVENIVTNPIEAKLRELTGVEHLYSVSQNSGAKITVQYFVGEDWEDSLFKLQNHLYNHQDLLPPGASYLVKPVIIDDVPIVTLTLTGQGYTDNQLRRVGERLLNDLRSIPDTANLTLVGGKPRAIRVDLDPDKLASYRLSPAQISQQLQVENVQLPTGDVSVGETRLFLEGGNLFQSAADVGEIMVGFGTATAQGHPRPIYLKDVAMVVDDFGDRTTVSRIHYRPDWDIANPYPDPSSQTQGEFVTQPAMTIGIAKKKGTNAVTVAQQIFDRVDTLQSQLPPGVQIAVTRNDGQTAARAVGDLYQSLLIAIATVVGLLVMFLGWREAAIVAFVIPLTLAGTLAVGWIAGQTINRITLFALILALGTLVDDAIAVTENIHRHFESVPPSDRRQKTAAAISAVNELGTPILLSTITVILAFLPMRFVTGMMGPYMGPIPFNVPVAMLISTTLAVTVTPFLALRLIKLQPHSEALPSIQQTRIYRGYRWVMAPLLDSASRRRFVLLGVTGLLLATMILPLTQTVRFRMLPKADKDTFLVQADAPLGTELATTNRIVEDLEAVLQQEADITHFETYVGMGSPIDFNGMLRGAADRQAEHFADIRVHLTNKDARFRQSEAIVFALRPQLEQVAMRHNALVKLVEDPPGPPVRSTMLAEVYGPDYGQLRELAKQVRQVFTQTDAVVDIDDSVKNQMPQMRLVVDREKAQRAGLATQEIAQTLRVAISGAQVSTLKVADELSPVGIQVRFADTNRQSIDDLRRIQLPTTNGSLVPLSELVEFQTTTVDQPIFHKDQRPVTYVMGEMGDRSSVYAVLDQLVYFWQHPLPQGYSIQWDGEWKLTLDVFRDLGLAMLVAVLLIYLILVGQFRSFKVPLIMLGSIPLALIGILIGFSLNGVYFSATAMIGVIALAGIVVRNAIVLLEFVGDKLREGADLKLAILEAGATRFRPILLTSVTTMLGTLSILSDPVWSGLAWTLLSGMLASSLLTLVVIPLMYYGECRNPDKSHRPLAPGVKLLSEQTLP